One Streptomyces coeruleorubidus DNA segment encodes these proteins:
- the rplL gene encoding 50S ribosomal protein L7/L12 yields MAKLSQEDLLAQFEEMTLIELSEFVKAFEEKFDVTAAAAAPVVMAGGAGAAAGAEAPEEKDEFDVILTGAGDKKIQVIKVVRELTSLGLKEAKDLVDGAPKPVLEKVNKEAADKAKESLEGAGASVEVK; encoded by the coding sequence ATGGCGAAGCTCAGCCAGGAAGACCTGCTCGCGCAGTTCGAGGAGATGACCCTCATCGAGCTCTCCGAGTTCGTGAAGGCGTTCGAGGAGAAGTTCGACGTCACCGCCGCCGCGGCCGCCCCGGTCGTCATGGCCGGTGGCGCCGGTGCCGCCGCCGGTGCCGAGGCCCCGGAGGAGAAGGACGAGTTCGACGTCATCCTCACGGGTGCCGGCGACAAGAAGATCCAGGTCATCAAGGTCGTGCGTGAGCTGACCTCCCTGGGCCTGAAGGAGGCCAAGGACCTGGTCGACGGTGCGCCGAAGCCGGTTCTGGAGAAGGTCAACAAGGAGGCCGCCGACAAGGCCAAGGAGTCCCTCGAGGGCGCCGGTGCCTCCGTCGAGGTCAAGTAA
- the rplJ gene encoding 50S ribosomal protein L10, protein MARPDKVDAVEEMRDKFRNSNGAVVTAYTGLTVSQLQQLRRSLGENANYRVAKNTLTKIAANEAGITSIDDLFTGSSAVAFVTGDPVEAAKGLRDFAKDNPNLVIKGGVLDGKALSADEIKKLADLESREVLLSKLAGAMKGKQSQAASVFQALPSKLVRTVDALRAKQDEQGGAE, encoded by the coding sequence ATGGCGAGGCCTGACAAGGTCGATGCCGTCGAGGAGATGCGGGACAAGTTCCGCAACTCGAACGGCGCCGTCGTCACCGCGTACACCGGTCTCACCGTCTCGCAGCTCCAGCAGCTGCGTCGTTCACTCGGTGAGAACGCTAACTACCGTGTGGCGAAGAACACCCTGACCAAGATTGCGGCCAATGAGGCCGGGATCACCTCGATCGACGACCTCTTCACGGGTTCGTCGGCCGTCGCCTTCGTGACCGGTGACCCGGTCGAGGCGGCGAAGGGTCTGCGTGACTTCGCCAAGGACAACCCGAATCTCGTCATCAAGGGCGGCGTCCTTGACGGCAAGGCGTTGTCCGCCGATGAGATCAAGAAGCTTGCGGACCTCGAGTCCCGCGAGGTTCTGCTCTCCAAGCTGGCCGGTGCCATGAAGGGCAAGCAGTCCCAGGCTGCCTCTGTCTTCCAGGCGCTGCCGTCGAAGCTCGTCCGCACCGTGGACGCGCTCCGTGCCAAGCAGGACGAGCAGGGCGGTGCCGAGTAA
- a CDS encoding NAD(P)-dependent oxidoreductase, with the protein MKLTVFGATGGVGQEIVRQALGAGHQVTAVVRDPARLTVTGPGLDVFRADLADAEAVRPAVAGRDAVLSGLGARSRGHAGDATRLTRTVLGAMEAEEVRRLLAISAAPIGPVPEGDGALDRVARGVVSGIFKDVYADLRTMEAEIARSSTDWTVVRPPRLLNRPVSGVYRAVVGGTPPKGRSLGRADVAHAMLGMVDDAATVKQGVGLAY; encoded by the coding sequence ATGAAGCTGACCGTTTTCGGTGCCACCGGCGGCGTCGGGCAGGAGATCGTGCGGCAGGCACTGGGGGCGGGTCACCAGGTCACGGCCGTCGTACGCGATCCCGCCCGGCTGACCGTGACCGGCCCGGGACTGGACGTCTTCCGCGCGGACCTGGCCGATGCGGAGGCGGTGCGTCCGGCGGTGGCCGGGCGGGATGCCGTGCTGTCGGGGCTCGGTGCCCGCAGCCGGGGGCACGCCGGAGACGCGACCCGGCTGACGCGCACGGTGCTGGGCGCCATGGAGGCGGAGGAGGTTCGGCGGCTGCTGGCGATCAGCGCCGCCCCGATCGGGCCCGTGCCCGAGGGCGACGGGGCGCTCGACCGTGTCGCACGCGGCGTCGTCTCCGGGATCTTCAAGGACGTCTACGCCGACCTGCGCACGATGGAGGCGGAGATCGCCCGCAGTTCCACCGACTGGACCGTGGTGCGGCCACCGAGGCTGCTGAACCGGCCGGTCAGCGGGGTGTACCGGGCGGTCGTCGGGGGGACCCCGCCGAAGGGCCGCTCTCTGGGACGCGCCGACGTGGCACACGCGATGCTGGGCATGGTCGACGACGCGGCCACCGTGAAGCAGGGCGTGGGGCTCGCCTACTAG
- the rpoB gene encoding DNA-directed RNA polymerase subunit beta has product MAASRNASTANTNNAASTAPLRISFAKIKEPLEVPNLLALQTESFDWLLGNTAWQSRVEEALENGQDVPTKSGLEEIFEEISPIEDFSGSMSLTFRDHRFEPPKNSIDECKERDFTYAAPLFVTAEFTNNETGEIKSQTVFMGDFPLMTNKGTFVINGTERVVVSQLVRSPGVYFDSSIDKTSDKDIFSAKIIPSRGAWLEMEIDKRDMVGVRIDRKRKQSVTVLLKALGWTTEQILEEFGEYESMRATLEKDHTQGQDDALLDIYRKLRPGEPPTREAAQTLLENLYFNPKRYDLAKVGRYKVNKKLGTDTPLDAGILTVEDIIATIKYLVKLHAGETETVGDNGTSVVVETDDIDHFGNRRLRSVGELIQNQVRTGLARMERVVRERMTTQDVEAITPQTLINIRPVVASIKEFFGTSQLSQFMDQNNPLSGLTHKRRLSALGPGGLSRERAGFEVRDVHPSHYGRMCPIETPEGPNIGLIGSLATYGRVNAFGFVETPYRKVFEGQVTDQVDYLTADEEDRFVIAQANAPLTDELRFAEARVLVRRKGGEVDYVGGEDVDYMDVSPRQMVSVATAMIPFLEHDDANRALMGANMMRQAVPLIQAESPLVGTGMEYRSAVDAGDVVKAEKAGVVQEVSADYITTANDDGTYITYRLAKFARSNQGTSVNQKVIVAEGDRIIEGQVLADGPATQRGEMALGKNLLVAFMPWEGHNYEDAIILSQRLVQDDVLSSIHIEEHEVDARDTKLGPEEITRDIPNVSEEVLADLDERGIIRIGAEVIAGDILVGKVTPKGETELTPEERLLRAIFGEKAREVRDTSLKVPHGETGKVIGVRVFDREEGDELPPGVNQLVRVYVAQKRKITDGDKLAGRHGNKGVISKILPIEDMPFLEDGTPVDIILNPLGVPSRMNPGQVLEIHLGWLASQGWDVSGLADDWAQRLQAIDADQVPPRTNVATPVFDGAREDELAGLLEHTIPNRDGERMVLPSGKARLFDGRSGEPFPEPISVGYMYILKLHHLVDDKLHARSTGPYSMITQQPLGGKAQFGGQRFGEMEVWALEAYGAAYALQELLTIKSDDVTGRVKVYEAIVKGENIPEPGIPESFKVLIKEMQSLCLNVEVLSSDGMSIEMRDTDEDVFRAAEELGIDLSRREPSSVEEV; this is encoded by the coding sequence TTGGCCGCCTCGCGCAACGCCTCGACCGCGAATACGAACAACGCCGCCAGCACTGCCCCGCTGCGCATCTCTTTTGCAAAGATCAAGGAGCCTCTCGAGGTTCCGAACCTGCTCGCGCTGCAGACCGAGAGCTTCGACTGGCTGCTCGGCAACACCGCCTGGCAGAGTCGGGTCGAGGAGGCTCTCGAGAACGGTCAGGACGTCCCCACCAAGTCCGGGCTCGAGGAGATCTTCGAGGAGATCTCCCCGATCGAGGACTTCAGCGGGTCGATGTCGCTGACCTTCCGCGACCACCGCTTCGAGCCGCCGAAGAACTCGATCGACGAGTGCAAGGAGCGCGACTTCACGTACGCGGCCCCGCTCTTCGTCACCGCCGAGTTCACGAACAACGAGACCGGCGAGATCAAGTCCCAGACGGTCTTCATGGGTGACTTCCCGCTCATGACGAACAAGGGCACCTTCGTCATCAACGGCACCGAGCGTGTCGTGGTGTCGCAGCTCGTCCGCTCGCCGGGTGTCTACTTCGACTCCTCCATCGACAAGACGTCCGACAAGGACATCTTCTCCGCCAAGATCATCCCGTCCCGGGGTGCCTGGCTGGAGATGGAGATCGACAAGCGCGACATGGTCGGTGTCCGCATCGACCGCAAGCGCAAGCAGTCCGTCACCGTCCTGCTCAAGGCGCTCGGCTGGACCACCGAGCAGATCCTCGAGGAGTTCGGCGAGTACGAGTCCATGCGCGCCACCTTGGAGAAGGACCACACCCAGGGCCAGGACGACGCGCTGCTCGACATCTACCGCAAGCTGCGCCCGGGCGAGCCCCCGACGCGTGAGGCCGCGCAGACGCTGCTCGAGAACCTCTACTTCAACCCCAAGCGCTACGACCTGGCCAAGGTCGGCCGCTACAAGGTCAACAAGAAGCTGGGCACGGACACCCCGCTGGACGCCGGGATCCTGACCGTCGAGGACATCATCGCGACGATCAAGTACCTGGTGAAGCTGCACGCCGGCGAGACCGAGACGGTCGGTGACAACGGCACCTCCGTGGTCGTCGAGACCGACGACATCGACCACTTCGGCAACCGCCGCCTGCGCAGCGTCGGCGAGCTCATCCAGAACCAGGTCCGTACGGGTCTGGCGCGTATGGAGCGTGTCGTCCGCGAGCGGATGACGACCCAGGACGTCGAGGCGATCACGCCGCAGACCCTGATCAACATCCGGCCGGTCGTCGCCTCCATCAAGGAGTTCTTCGGCACCAGCCAGCTGTCCCAGTTCATGGACCAGAACAACCCGCTGTCGGGTCTGACGCACAAGCGGCGTCTGTCCGCGCTCGGCCCGGGTGGTCTGTCCCGTGAGCGGGCCGGCTTCGAGGTCCGTGACGTGCACCCCTCGCACTACGGCCGCATGTGCCCGATCGAGACCCCTGAAGGCCCGAACATCGGTCTGATCGGCTCGCTCGCCACCTACGGCCGCGTGAACGCGTTCGGTTTTGTCGAGACCCCGTACCGCAAGGTGTTCGAGGGCCAGGTCACCGACCAGGTCGACTACCTCACGGCCGACGAGGAGGACCGCTTCGTCATCGCGCAGGCCAACGCGCCGCTGACGGACGAGCTCCGCTTCGCCGAGGCCCGCGTGCTGGTCCGCCGTAAGGGCGGCGAGGTCGACTACGTCGGTGGCGAGGACGTGGACTACATGGACGTCTCGCCGCGCCAGATGGTGTCGGTCGCGACCGCCATGATCCCCTTCCTGGAGCACGACGACGCCAACCGTGCCCTCATGGGCGCGAACATGATGCGCCAGGCCGTTCCGCTGATCCAGGCGGAGTCCCCGCTCGTCGGCACCGGCATGGAGTACCGCTCCGCGGTCGACGCCGGCGACGTGGTCAAGGCCGAGAAGGCCGGTGTGGTCCAGGAGGTCTCCGCGGACTACATCACCACCGCCAACGACGACGGCACGTACATCACGTACCGCCTGGCCAAGTTCGCCCGTTCCAACCAGGGCACCTCGGTCAACCAGAAGGTCATCGTCGCCGAGGGCGACCGGATCATCGAGGGCCAGGTCCTGGCCGACGGTCCGGCCACCCAGCGGGGCGAGATGGCGCTGGGCAAGAACCTGCTCGTGGCGTTCATGCCGTGGGAGGGTCACAACTACGAGGACGCGATCATCCTGTCGCAGCGCCTCGTGCAGGACGACGTCCTCTCCTCGATCCACATCGAGGAGCACGAGGTCGACGCCCGTGACACCAAGCTCGGCCCCGAGGAGATCACCCGGGACATCCCGAACGTCTCCGAGGAGGTCCTCGCCGACCTCGACGAGCGCGGCATCATCCGCATCGGTGCCGAGGTCATCGCCGGTGACATCCTCGTCGGCAAGGTCACGCCCAAGGGTGAGACCGAGCTGACGCCGGAGGAGCGCCTGCTGCGCGCGATCTTCGGTGAGAAGGCCCGTGAGGTCCGTGACACCTCGCTGAAGGTGCCGCACGGCGAGACCGGCAAGGTCATCGGTGTGCGCGTCTTCGACCGCGAGGAGGGCGACGAGCTTCCCCCCGGTGTGAACCAGCTGGTGCGCGTCTACGTCGCGCAGAAGCGCAAGATCACCGACGGTGACAAGCTCGCCGGCCGCCACGGCAACAAGGGCGTCATCTCCAAGATCCTGCCGATCGAGGACATGCCGTTCCTGGAGGACGGCACCCCGGTCGACATCATCCTCAACCCGCTGGGTGTCCCGTCCCGAATGAACCCGGGACAGGTCCTGGAGATCCACCTCGGCTGGCTCGCCAGCCAGGGCTGGGACGTCTCCGGCCTGGCGGACGACTGGGCGCAGCGCCTGCAGGCCATCGACGCCGACCAGGTCCCGCCGCGGACCAACGTCGCGACGCCGGTCTTCGACGGTGCGCGCGAGGACGAGCTGGCCGGTCTGCTGGAGCACACCATCCCGAACCGCGACGGCGAGCGCATGGTGCTCCCGTCCGGCAAGGCGCGGCTGTTCGACGGCCGCTCCGGTGAGCCGTTCCCGGAGCCGATCTCGGTCGGCTACATGTACATCCTCAAGCTGCACCACCTGGTCGACGACAAGCTGCACGCCCGTTCGACCGGTCCGTACTCGATGATCACCCAGCAGCCGCTGGGTGGTAAGGCCCAGTTCGGTGGCCAGCGCTTCGGTGAGATGGAGGTGTGGGCGCTGGAGGCTTACGGCGCCGCGTACGCCCTCCAGGAGCTGCTGACCATCAAGTCCGACGACGTCACCGGCCGCGTGAAGGTCTACGAGGCCATCGTCAAGGGCGAGAACATCCCCGAGCCCGGCATCCCCGAGTCCTTCAAGGTGCTCATCAAGGAGATGCAGTCCCTGTGCCTCAACGTGGAGGTGCTGTCCTCGGACGGCATGTCCATCGAGATGCGCGACACCGACGAGGACGTCTTCCGCGCTGCGGAGGAGCTTGGCATCGACCTGTCCCGGCGTGAGCCGAGCAGCGTCGAAGAGGTCTGA
- the rplA gene encoding 50S ribosomal protein L1: MSKRSKSLRAADAKIDREKLYAPLEAVRLAKETSTTKFDGTVEVAFRLGVDPRKADQMVRGTVNLPHGTGKTARVLVFATGDRAEAARAAGADIVGADELIDEVSKGRLDFDAVVATPDLMGKVGRLGRVLGPRGLMPNPKTGTVTPDVAKAVTEIKGGKIEFRVDKHANLHFIIGKSSFDDTKLVENYGAALEEILRLKPSAAKGRYIKKAAITTTMGPGIPVDPNRTRNLLVEEDPAAV; this comes from the coding sequence GTGAGCAAGCGCAGCAAGTCCCTTCGCGCTGCGGACGCCAAGATCGACCGGGAGAAGCTGTACGCCCCGCTCGAGGCCGTCCGTCTCGCCAAGGAGACCTCCACGACCAAGTTCGACGGCACCGTCGAGGTCGCCTTCCGTCTGGGTGTCGACCCGCGCAAGGCCGACCAGATGGTCCGTGGCACCGTGAACCTCCCGCACGGCACCGGTAAGACCGCCCGGGTCCTGGTCTTCGCGACCGGCGACCGTGCCGAGGCCGCGCGTGCCGCGGGCGCCGACATCGTCGGCGCCGACGAGCTGATCGACGAGGTGTCGAAGGGCCGTCTGGACTTCGACGCCGTCGTCGCCACCCCGGACCTCATGGGCAAGGTCGGCCGCCTCGGCCGCGTGCTCGGTCCGCGTGGTCTGATGCCGAACCCGAAGACCGGCACCGTCACCCCCGACGTCGCCAAGGCCGTCACCGAGATCAAGGGCGGCAAGATCGAGTTCCGTGTCGACAAGCACGCGAACCTGCACTTCATCATCGGCAAGTCGTCCTTCGACGACACCAAGCTGGTGGAGAACTACGGCGCCGCGCTGGAGGAGATCCTCCGCCTGAAGCCGTCCGCCGCCAAGGGCCGGTACATCAAGAAGGCCGCCATCACCACCACGATGGGCCCCGGCATTCCGGTCGACCCGAACCGCACCCGCAACCTCCTCGTCGAGGAGGACCCGGCCGCGGTCTGA
- a CDS encoding pyridoxal phosphate-dependent aminotransferase yields MSAATPPTERRVSARVGAISESATLAVDAKAKALKAAGRPVIGFGAGEPDFPTPDYIVEAAIEACKNPKFHRYTPAGGLPELKAAIAAKTLRDSGYEVDASQILVTNGGKQAIYEAFAAILDPGDEVIVPAPYWTTYPESIRLAGGVPVEVVADETTGYRVTVEQLEAARTEKTKVVLFVSPSNPTGAVYSEQETEAIGHWAVEHGLWVLTDEIYEHLVYGDASAVSLPAVLPELRDKCIVVNGVAKTYAMTGWRVGWVIGPKDVVKAATNLQSHATSNVSNVAQAAALAAVSGDLVAVAKMREAFDRRRKTIVRMLNEIDGVVCPEPEGAFYAYPSVKALVGKEIRGRRPKDTVELAALILEEAEVAVVPGEAFGTPGYLRLSYALGDEDLVEGVSRMQKLLAEARD; encoded by the coding sequence ATGAGCGCTGCAACCCCTCCCACCGAGCGCCGGGTCTCCGCCCGAGTCGGCGCGATCTCCGAGTCCGCCACCCTCGCCGTGGACGCCAAGGCCAAGGCCCTCAAGGCCGCCGGGCGGCCGGTGATCGGCTTCGGCGCAGGTGAACCCGACTTCCCGACCCCGGACTACATCGTCGAGGCCGCGATCGAGGCCTGCAAGAACCCGAAGTTCCACCGCTACACGCCGGCCGGCGGCCTGCCCGAGCTGAAGGCCGCCATCGCCGCGAAGACGCTGCGCGACTCCGGCTACGAGGTCGACGCGTCGCAGATCCTCGTCACCAACGGTGGCAAGCAGGCCATCTACGAGGCTTTCGCCGCGATCCTCGACCCGGGCGACGAGGTCATCGTGCCCGCGCCGTACTGGACGACGTACCCCGAGTCGATCCGGCTGGCCGGGGGTGTCCCGGTGGAGGTCGTCGCCGACGAGACCACCGGCTACCGGGTGACCGTCGAGCAGCTGGAGGCGGCGCGTACGGAGAAGACGAAGGTCGTCCTGTTCGTCTCGCCGTCGAACCCGACCGGCGCGGTCTACAGCGAGCAGGAGACCGAGGCCATCGGCCACTGGGCCGTCGAGCACGGTCTGTGGGTGCTGACCGACGAGATCTACGAGCACCTGGTCTACGGCGACGCCTCCGCCGTGTCGCTGCCGGCGGTGCTGCCCGAGCTGCGCGACAAGTGCATCGTGGTGAACGGTGTCGCGAAGACGTACGCGATGACCGGCTGGCGGGTCGGGTGGGTCATCGGCCCGAAGGACGTGGTCAAGGCCGCGACGAACCTCCAGTCGCACGCCACGTCGAACGTGTCCAACGTCGCCCAGGCCGCCGCGCTGGCCGCCGTCTCCGGTGACCTGGTCGCCGTGGCGAAGATGCGCGAGGCGTTCGACCGGCGTCGCAAGACCATCGTGCGGATGCTGAACGAGATCGACGGTGTGGTGTGCCCGGAGCCGGAGGGCGCGTTCTACGCGTACCCGTCGGTGAAGGCGCTGGTCGGCAAGGAGATCCGGGGCCGGCGGCCCAAGGACACGGTGGAGCTGGCCGCGCTGATCCTGGAGGAGGCCGAGGTCGCGGTGGTGCCGGGTGAGGCGTTCGGTACGCCCGGGTATCTGCGGCTGTCGTACGCGCTGGGTGACGAGGATCTCGTCGAGGGTGTGAGCCGGATGCAGAAGTTGCTGGCGGAGGCCAGGGACTGA
- a CDS encoding TetR/AcrR family transcriptional regulator, translating into MQPPARERVLDAAHQLMLTVGLARATTKEIARAAGCSEAALYKHFSSKEELFIRVLAERLPQMAPLLHELAAEPGRGALEANLTEIARQAALFYEQSFPIAASLYAETQLKRRHDEAMREMGKGPHLPIEGLAAYLRAEQDAGRIRADADTFAAASLLMGACAQRAFAYDATAEGRPSVDTFAARLARTLLAGITD; encoded by the coding sequence ATGCAGCCACCGGCCAGGGAGCGCGTCCTGGACGCCGCGCACCAGTTGATGCTGACCGTCGGACTCGCCCGTGCCACGACGAAGGAGATCGCCCGGGCCGCCGGTTGCTCCGAGGCCGCGCTGTACAAGCACTTCTCGAGCAAGGAGGAACTGTTCATCCGCGTCCTCGCGGAACGGCTGCCACAGATGGCACCGCTGCTGCACGAGCTGGCCGCCGAGCCGGGCCGGGGTGCGCTGGAGGCGAACCTCACGGAGATCGCCCGGCAGGCTGCCCTGTTCTACGAGCAGAGCTTCCCGATCGCGGCGTCGCTGTATGCCGAGACCCAGTTGAAGCGGCGGCATGACGAGGCGATGCGGGAGATGGGGAAGGGGCCGCATCTGCCGATCGAGGGGTTGGCCGCGTATCTGCGGGCGGAACAGGACGCCGGGCGGATCAGGGCGGATGCGGACACCTTCGCGGCGGCCTCGCTGCTGATGGGGGCGTGTGCGCAGCGGGCGTTCGCGTACGACGCGACGGCGGAAGGCCGGCCCTCCGTGGACACGTTCGCCGCGAGGCTGGCCCGCACGCTGCTGGCAGGCATCACCGACTGA
- the secE gene encoding preprotein translocase subunit SecE, with translation MTDAVGSIDMPDAQDEAPESKKTRKGGKRGKKGPLKRLALFYRQIVAELRKVVWPTRNQLTTYTTVVIIFVVIMIGLVTVIDYGLSNAAKYVFG, from the coding sequence GTGACGGACGCCGTGGGCTCCATCGACATGCCTGATGCCCAGGACGAGGCGCCGGAGTCCAAGAAGACCCGCAAGGGCGGCAAGCGCGGCAAGAAGGGCCCGCTGAAGCGGCTTGCCCTCTTCTACCGCCAGATCGTCGCGGAGCTGCGCAAGGTCGTCTGGCCGACCCGCAACCAGCTCACGACGTACACGACCGTGGTGATCATCTTCGTGGTCATCATGATCGGCCTGGTCACCGTGATTGACTATGGACTCAGCAACGCCGCCAAGTACGTGTTCGGCTGA
- the rplK gene encoding 50S ribosomal protein L11, with protein MPPKKKKVTGLIKLQIQAGAANPAPPVGPALGQHGVNIMEFCKAYNAATESQRGWVIPVEITVYEDRSFTFITKTPPAAKMILKAAGVEKGSGEPHKTKVAKITRDQVREIATTKMPDLNANDLDAAEKIIAGTARSMGVTVEG; from the coding sequence ATGCCTCCCAAGAAGAAGAAGGTCACGGGGCTCATCAAGCTCCAGATCCAGGCCGGTGCCGCCAACCCGGCCCCGCCGGTCGGCCCCGCGCTGGGCCAGCACGGCGTCAACATCATGGAGTTCTGCAAGGCCTACAACGCCGCGACCGAGTCGCAGCGTGGCTGGGTGATCCCGGTGGAGATCACGGTCTACGAGGACCGTTCCTTCACCTTCATCACCAAGACCCCGCCGGCCGCGAAGATGATCCTCAAGGCCGCGGGCGTGGAGAAGGGCTCCGGCGAGCCGCACAAGACCAAGGTCGCGAAGATCACGCGTGACCAGGTCCGCGAGATCGCCACCACCAAGATGCCCGACCTCAACGCCAACGACCTGGACGCCGCCGAGAAGATCATCGCCGGCACCGCCCGTTCCATGGGCGTCACGGTCGAGGGCTGA
- a CDS encoding adenosine deaminase, translated as MERVRDVSELPKAHLHLHFTGSMRPTTVLELADKHGVRLPDALTEALVGGEPPRLRATDERGWFRFQRLYDAARSCLREPEDIQRLVREAAEEDLRDGSGWLEIQVDPMSYAPRLGGLIPALEVILDAVETTSRETGLGMRVLVAANRMKHPLDARTLARLAVRYADRGVVGFGLSNDERRGMARDFDRAFAIAREAGLLSAPHGGELAGASSVRDCLDDLGADRVGHGVRAAENPRLLRQLAERGVTCEVCPASNVALGVYEKPEDVPLRTLFEAGVPMALGADDPLLFGSRLAAQYEIARRHHGFTDEELAEVARQSVRGSAAPEDVKTKLLAGVDDWLLS; from the coding sequence ATGGAGCGTGTACGTGATGTCTCTGAGCTGCCGAAAGCCCATCTGCACCTGCACTTCACCGGGTCGATGCGGCCCACGACCGTGCTGGAACTGGCCGACAAGCACGGGGTGCGCCTGCCCGACGCGCTGACCGAGGCGCTGGTCGGCGGGGAGCCGCCGAGACTGCGGGCGACGGACGAGCGGGGCTGGTTCCGCTTTCAGCGGCTGTACGACGCGGCGCGCTCGTGTCTGCGGGAGCCGGAGGACATCCAGCGGCTGGTGCGGGAAGCCGCGGAGGAGGATCTGCGGGACGGCTCGGGGTGGCTGGAGATCCAGGTCGATCCGATGTCGTACGCGCCGCGGCTGGGCGGGTTGATCCCGGCGCTGGAGGTCATCCTGGACGCGGTGGAGACGACGTCGCGGGAGACCGGGCTCGGTATGCGGGTGCTGGTCGCGGCGAACCGGATGAAGCACCCGTTGGACGCGCGCACCCTGGCGCGGCTGGCTGTGCGGTACGCGGACCGGGGGGTCGTCGGGTTCGGGCTGTCGAACGACGAGCGACGGGGCATGGCGCGGGACTTCGACCGGGCGTTCGCGATCGCGCGGGAGGCCGGGCTGCTGTCGGCGCCGCACGGGGGTGAGCTGGCGGGTGCCTCGTCGGTGCGGGACTGTCTGGACGACCTGGGGGCGGACCGGGTGGGGCACGGCGTGCGGGCGGCGGAGAATCCGCGACTTCTTCGGCAACTGGCCGAGCGGGGTGTGACGTGCGAGGTGTGTCCGGCTTCGAACGTGGCGCTGGGGGTGTACGAGAAGCCGGAGGACGTGCCGCTGCGGACGTTGTTCGAGGCGGGTGTCCCGATGGCGCTGGGCGCGGACGATCCCCTGCTGTTCGGCTCCCGCCTGGCGGCGCAGTACGAGATCGCGCGGCGGCATCACGGGTTCACGGACGAGGAACTGGCGGAGGTGGCGCGGCAGTCGGTGAGGGGGTCGGCGGCGCCGGAGGACGTGAAGACGAAGCTGCTGGCCGGGGTGGACGACTGGTTGCTGTCGTAG
- the nusG gene encoding transcription termination/antitermination protein NusG codes for MSDPNVNDAIEPVESVEDELDAVEGADSEDTEASAEVEAADAVADDAAEAETEAGAEAAEESEEEPEDDRDPIEKLREELRVLPGEWYVIHTYAGYENRVKTNLEQRAVSLNVEDYIFQAEVPQEEVVQIKNGDRKTIKQNKLPGYVLVRMDLTNESWGVVRNTPGVTGFVGNAYDPYPLTLDEIVKMLAPEAEEKAAREAAEAEGKPAPQRKVEVQVLDFEVGDSVTVTDGPFATLQATINEINPDSKKVKGLVEIFGRETPVELSFDQIQKN; via the coding sequence GTGTCTGACCCGAACGTGAACGACGCCATCGAGCCTGTCGAGTCCGTCGAGGACGAGCTCGACGCCGTCGAGGGCGCGGACAGCGAGGACACCGAGGCCTCCGCCGAGGTCGAGGCTGCCGACGCCGTCGCGGACGACGCCGCCGAGGCGGAGACCGAAGCCGGTGCAGAGGCCGCGGAAGAGTCCGAGGAAGAGCCCGAGGACGACCGCGACCCGATCGAGAAGCTCCGCGAGGAACTGCGGGTCCTGCCCGGCGAGTGGTACGTCATCCACACCTACGCCGGCTACGAGAACCGCGTGAAGACCAACCTGGAGCAGCGCGCCGTCTCGCTGAACGTCGAGGACTACATCTTCCAGGCCGAGGTGCCGCAGGAAGAGGTCGTCCAGATCAAGAACGGCGACCGCAAGACGATCAAGCAGAACAAGCTCCCGGGCTACGTCCTCGTCCGCATGGACCTGACGAACGAGTCCTGGGGTGTCGTCCGCAACACCCCCGGTGTCACCGGCTTCGTGGGCAACGCCTACGACCCGTACCCGCTGACGCTGGACGAGATCGTCAAGATGCTCGCCCCCGAGGCCGAGGAGAAGGCCGCCCGCGAGGCCGCCGAGGCCGAGGGCAAGCCGGCTCCGCAGCGCAAGGTCGAGGTCCAGGTGCTGGACTTCGAGGTCGGCGACTCGGTCACCGTCACCGACGGCCCGTTCGCCACGCTCCAGGCGACCATCAACGAGATCAACCCGGACTCGAAGAAGGTCAAGGGCCTCGTGGAGATCTTCGGCCGCGAGACGCCGGTCGAGCTCTCCTTCGACCAGATCCAGAAGAACTAG